From a region of the Emcibacter sp. SYSU 3D8 genome:
- a CDS encoding CoA ester lyase, with the protein MAFLPVEQAPARINRSELAVPGSNSRFLEKAAQSDADVVFLDLEDAVAPDDKERARKLVIDAINDLDWGRKTVSVRINATDTHYMYRDVVDLMEKTGERLDLIMLPKVDVPEDVYALDMMCTQIETAMGRKKRVGFELIIETARGLMNIDAIAGASKRNESLHFGVADFAASMKMRTTQIGGPHPDYVVLSNADDAGNRETYWGDMWHYAIVRIVVAARSHGLRPIDGPFGDFSDPDGYRAQANRAGVLGCEGKWAIHPSQVALGNELFSPSEGEVTKAKRILEAMVVAQKEGRGAVALDGKLIDLASIRQAEVLIATVEKLKAL; encoded by the coding sequence ATGGCATTTCTTCCCGTCGAACAGGCTCCGGCCCGCATCAACCGCAGCGAACTGGCCGTCCCCGGCTCCAATTCCCGATTCCTCGAGAAGGCGGCCCAGTCGGATGCCGACGTGGTCTTCCTCGATCTCGAGGACGCCGTGGCGCCGGATGACAAGGAGCGTGCCCGCAAGCTGGTGATCGACGCCATCAACGATCTGGACTGGGGCCGCAAGACCGTCTCGGTGCGCATCAACGCCACCGACACTCACTACATGTACCGCGATGTGGTCGACCTGATGGAAAAGACCGGCGAACGGCTCGACCTGATCATGCTGCCCAAGGTGGACGTGCCCGAGGACGTCTACGCCCTCGACATGATGTGCACCCAGATCGAAACCGCCATGGGCCGCAAGAAGCGGGTCGGCTTCGAGCTGATCATCGAGACCGCCCGCGGCCTGATGAATATCGACGCCATCGCCGGCGCGTCCAAGCGCAACGAATCGCTGCATTTCGGCGTCGCCGACTTCGCCGCCTCCATGAAGATGCGCACCACCCAGATCGGCGGCCCGCACCCCGATTACGTCGTGTTGTCGAACGCGGATGATGCCGGCAATCGCGAGACCTATTGGGGCGACATGTGGCATTACGCCATCGTGCGCATTGTGGTCGCGGCACGCTCGCATGGCCTGCGTCCCATCGACGGTCCGTTCGGCGATTTCTCCGATCCCGACGGCTACCGCGCCCAGGCCAACCGCGCCGGCGTGCTCGGCTGCGAGGGCAAGTGGGCGATTCACCCGTCGCAGGTGGCGCTGGGCAACGAGTTGTTCAGCCCCTCGGAAGGCGAAGTCACCAAGGCCAAGCGCATCCTCGAGGCCATGGTTGTCGCCCAGAAGGAAGGCCGCGGCGCCGTTGCGCTGGACGGCAAGCTGATCGATCTGGCGTCGATCCGCCAGGCCGAGGTTTTGATCGCCACCGTCGAGAAGCTCAAGGCACTGTAA
- the xerD gene encoding site-specific tyrosine recombinase XerD, with amino-acid sequence MASDPYLIESFLEMMAAERGAALNTLEAYRRDLSAFSDFAARRGGLTGADTEAIRAYLARLDDAGFAPRTAARRLSALKQFFRFLYGDGIRTDDPAVSLEGPKRGRPLPKVLTVSEVDSLMQAAQARLMASKSPRHVRLVALLEVIYATGLRVSELVKLPVSSARGDARVLLVTGKGGRERLVPLSPPSKTALTEYLKVRPVFLEQAGDRGGAYLFPSRGKAGHLTRVRFFQLLDGLAVEAGIDPRRVSPHVLRHAFASHLLNNGADLRSVQQMLGHADISTTQIYTHVLEERLQALVRDGHPLAKVT; translated from the coding sequence ATGGCCAGCGATCCTTACCTGATCGAGTCGTTCCTTGAGATGATGGCAGCCGAGCGGGGCGCGGCGCTCAATACGCTTGAGGCCTATCGCCGCGACCTTTCGGCTTTCAGCGATTTTGCTGCTCGGCGGGGCGGATTGACCGGCGCCGACACCGAAGCGATCCGGGCCTATCTGGCACGGCTCGACGATGCCGGCTTCGCGCCGCGCACCGCCGCCAGACGGTTGTCGGCGCTCAAGCAATTCTTTCGCTTTCTCTACGGCGACGGCATCCGCACCGACGACCCGGCGGTGTCGCTTGAAGGCCCCAAGCGCGGCCGTCCGCTTCCCAAGGTGCTGACCGTTTCCGAAGTCGACAGTCTCATGCAGGCCGCGCAGGCGCGGCTGATGGCCAGCAAGTCGCCGCGCCATGTGCGCCTCGTCGCGTTGCTGGAGGTAATCTATGCAACCGGCCTGCGGGTCTCCGAGCTGGTCAAGCTGCCGGTGTCCTCGGCGCGCGGCGATGCCCGTGTTCTGCTGGTGACCGGCAAAGGGGGGCGCGAGCGGCTGGTGCCGCTGAGCCCGCCATCGAAGACAGCCCTGACCGAATATCTGAAGGTGCGGCCCGTATTTCTGGAACAGGCGGGAGACCGGGGCGGCGCTTATCTGTTTCCCTCGCGCGGCAAGGCGGGACATCTGACCCGTGTCCGCTTCTTCCAGCTGCTCGACGGACTCGCCGTGGAGGCCGGCATCGACCCGCGCCGGGTCAGCCCGCATGTGCTGCGCCATGCATTTGCCAGCCATCTGCTGAACAATGGCGCCGACTTGCGCTCGGTGCAGCAGATGCTGGGGCACGCGGATATCAGCACCACCCAGATCTACACCCATGTGCTGGAAGAGCGCCTGCAGGCCTTGGTCCGCGACGGACATCCCTTGGCGAAAGTCACCTGA
- a CDS encoding shikimate kinase, protein MDKVNDEGTVDVPPPIHLEKSIVLVGLMGAGKTTIGRRLAKRLGVSFIDADSEIEKAAGCSIKDIFECYGEAAFREGERRVICRLMAGPPQVVATGGGAFMDAETRRRVKESGVSVWLKADIKTLVARVSKRDTRPLLSTGDPEAILRDLAEKRNPFYAEADIHVESRDGPHETVVEAVVEALKKRRAA, encoded by the coding sequence ATGGACAAGGTTAACGACGAGGGCACGGTCGACGTTCCGCCGCCCATTCATCTGGAAAAATCCATCGTCCTGGTCGGCCTCATGGGGGCTGGCAAGACCACGATCGGCCGTCGCCTGGCGAAGCGTCTGGGCGTTTCCTTCATCGATGCCGACTCCGAAATCGAAAAGGCCGCCGGCTGTTCGATCAAGGATATCTTCGAGTGCTATGGCGAGGCGGCGTTCCGCGAGGGTGAGCGGCGCGTGATCTGCCGGCTGATGGCAGGGCCGCCACAGGTGGTCGCGACGGGCGGCGGCGCGTTCATGGACGCCGAGACGCGACGGCGGGTGAAGGAATCGGGTGTTTCGGTCTGGCTGAAAGCCGACATCAAGACGCTGGTCGCCCGGGTCAGCAAGCGGGACACGCGGCCGCTGCTGTCGACCGGAGACCCGGAAGCGATCCTCCGCGATCTGGCGGAGAAGCGGAATCCGTTCTATGCAGAGGCCGACATCCATGTGGAGAGTCGCGACGGTCCCCACGAAACGGTGGTCGAGGCCGTCGTCGAGGCGCTCAAGAAACGTCGGGCCGCGTAA
- the aroB gene encoding 3-dehydroquinate synthase codes for MIHESVTVGLGDRSYDIVVGTGLVRAAGDLIAPFLQRPRTFIVTDENVAALHLDTLREALDTTGIESGVHVLPAGEKTKSFAHLEGLIGAMLDARLERRDKVIALGGGVIGDLTGFAASILRRGIGFIQVPTTLLSQVDSSVGGKTGINTRHGKNLVGTFHQPSLVLADTGVLDTLPRRELGAGYAEVLKYGLIRDVAFFDWLEQHGADVMDGDADARAYAIATSCRAKALVVAADEFETGDRALLNLGHTFGHALEAETGYSDRLLHGEGVAIGMVLAFELSARLGLCDRQAPGLIRSHLRRLGLPASPGDIPGTTMDAQTLIAHMAQDKKVKDGRITFVLARGIGDAFLTSDVESGAVEDMLNDALQAA; via the coding sequence ATGATCCACGAAAGCGTTACTGTCGGCCTTGGCGACAGGTCGTATGACATTGTTGTCGGCACCGGTCTGGTGCGCGCCGCGGGCGATCTGATCGCCCCCTTCCTGCAGCGCCCCCGGACCTTCATCGTCACCGACGAGAACGTGGCCGCGCTGCATCTCGACACGCTGCGCGAGGCGCTGGACACCACTGGCATCGAGTCCGGCGTCCATGTCCTGCCCGCAGGCGAGAAGACCAAGAGCTTCGCGCACCTGGAAGGGCTGATCGGCGCCATGCTGGATGCCCGGCTTGAGCGGCGCGACAAGGTCATTGCGCTGGGCGGCGGCGTGATTGGCGATCTTACCGGATTTGCCGCCAGCATCCTGCGGCGCGGCATCGGCTTCATTCAGGTGCCAACAACCCTGCTGTCGCAGGTGGATAGCTCGGTGGGCGGCAAAACCGGCATCAATACGCGCCATGGCAAGAATCTGGTCGGCACCTTCCACCAGCCCAGCCTGGTGCTGGCCGACACCGGCGTGCTCGACACCCTGCCCCGCCGCGAACTGGGCGCGGGCTATGCCGAGGTGCTGAAGTACGGGCTGATCCGCGACGTGGCCTTCTTCGACTGGCTTGAGCAGCACGGCGCCGACGTGATGGACGGCGACGCCGACGCCCGCGCCTACGCCATCGCCACCAGTTGCCGGGCCAAGGCCCTGGTGGTGGCGGCTGACGAATTCGAGACCGGCGACCGGGCGCTGCTGAACCTGGGCCATACCTTCGGCCACGCGCTCGAGGCCGAAACCGGCTATTCGGACCGGCTGCTCCACGGCGAAGGCGTCGCCATCGGCATGGTGCTGGCCTTCGAGTTGTCGGCGCGGCTCGGCCTGTGCGACCGGCAGGCGCCCGGCCTCATCCGCAGCCATCTGCGCCGGCTCGGCCTGCCCGCCTCTCCCGGCGACATTCCCGGCACAACCATGGACGCCCAGACCCTGATCGCGCACATGGCCCAGGACAAGAAGGTCAAGGATGGCCGAATCACCTTCGTGCTGGCGCGCGGCATTGGCGACGCGTTCCTGACCAGCGACGTCGAGTCCGGCGCCGTCGAGGACATGCTGAACGACGCCCTGCAGGCCGCCTGA
- a CDS encoding HlyC/CorC family transporter, which yields MSAAAFITVLAIIVLLAISAYFSAAETALYAASRRRMQKLARDGDARAQCVERLQRNNEGLAGAILLGDTLVIIMATALATGLFASFWGPYALLVAAPLVAVLVILLAEVAPKTLVVRDADRAALKLAPSMEMVVGLLSPVTAFCQKLMRGALRLFGLRIAASQPVFSVHDVVRGAIDQQDRSQIIKTHRDMLGSILDLDELAVSEVMVHRRNMKMIDAAIGAEAIVEDVVASPYTRIPVWQDNPENIIGVLHAKALLRALISQHGKLTMEQIQATMLSPWYVPETTSLREQLNAFRDRRSHFALVIDEYSVLQGLVTLEDILEEIVGDIADEHDVTRSGIRPQADGRLIVDGTTTIRDLNRAMDWDLSDEHATTIAGYVIHEAQTIPEAGQLFKFGGFKFEVLQKRRNQLTLLRITAPPSVPVDPL from the coding sequence ATGTCCGCGGCCGCATTCATCACCGTGCTGGCCATCATCGTCCTGTTGGCGATATCCGCCTATTTTTCCGCCGCCGAAACCGCGCTCTACGCGGCCTCTCGCCGCCGCATGCAGAAGCTCGCGCGCGACGGCGATGCCCGCGCCCAGTGCGTCGAGCGGCTGCAGCGGAACAATGAGGGGCTCGCCGGCGCCATCCTGCTGGGCGACACGCTGGTGATCATCATGGCGACGGCGCTGGCTACCGGCCTGTTCGCCAGCTTCTGGGGACCCTATGCGCTGCTGGTCGCCGCGCCGCTGGTCGCGGTGCTGGTGATCCTGCTGGCCGAGGTTGCCCCCAAGACGCTGGTCGTCCGGGATGCGGACCGTGCCGCACTCAAGCTTGCGCCGTCCATGGAAATGGTGGTCGGACTGCTGTCGCCCGTTACCGCGTTCTGTCAGAAACTCATGCGCGGCGCGTTGCGTCTGTTCGGCCTTCGCATTGCGGCCAGCCAGCCGGTGTTTTCGGTTCACGACGTGGTTCGCGGCGCTATCGATCAACAGGACCGCAGCCAAATCATCAAGACCCACCGCGACATGCTGGGCAGCATCCTGGACCTCGATGAACTGGCAGTGTCGGAGGTGATGGTCCACCGCCGCAACATGAAGATGATCGACGCGGCCATCGGCGCTGAGGCCATTGTCGAGGACGTGGTGGCGAGCCCCTATACCCGCATTCCGGTGTGGCAAGACAATCCCGAGAACATCATCGGCGTTCTGCACGCCAAGGCGCTGCTGCGCGCGCTGATCAGCCAGCACGGCAAGCTCACCATGGAGCAGATCCAGGCCACGATGCTGTCGCCCTGGTACGTGCCCGAGACCACCTCACTGCGCGAGCAGCTCAACGCCTTCCGCGACCGCCGTTCTCACTTTGCGCTGGTGATCGACGAATACAGCGTGCTCCAGGGACTCGTGACCCTCGAGGACATCCTGGAGGAAATCGTCGGCGACATCGCCGACGAACACGACGTGACGCGGAGCGGCATCCGGCCGCAGGCGGATGGCAGGCTGATCGTCGACGGCACGACCACCATCCGCGACCTGAACCGGGCCATGGACTGGGACCTGTCGGACGAGCATGCGACAACCATTGCCGGCTACGTCATCCACGAGGCGCAGACCATTCCCGAGGCGGGCCAGCTGTTCAAGTTCGGCGGCTTCAAGTTCGAAGTGCTGCAGAAACGCCGTAACCAGTTGACCCTGCTCCGCATCACCGCGCCCCCGAGCGTACCGGTCGATCCCCTATGA
- a CDS encoding AEC family transporter yields MLAEVFSIIAPVFLIAALGFVWARMEQPFDTMLVTVLLTNVTSPCLIFSRVASLTEPVSTFATIAGLAALSIVIFAITGYAAARMLKLPLTASVGPIMFPNNGNMGLALCLFAFGDVGIGLGIGFFIVAATSQFTLAPWIASGRFSLRQMLKSPVIYASAASLLFLGGGIPLPDWLYNTTKLLGDISIPMMLITLGVSLARLKVVSLRNSMIVSLLRLGIGFTTGAGLIWAFSLTGAVAGVVIIMCSMPPAVFNYLFAARYGDHAEEVAGTVILSTAISFATMPLLMTYALRL; encoded by the coding sequence ATGCTAGCCGAAGTCTTTTCCATCATTGCGCCGGTCTTCCTGATCGCCGCTTTGGGTTTCGTCTGGGCCAGAATGGAGCAGCCGTTCGACACCATGCTGGTCACGGTGTTGCTGACCAACGTCACCTCGCCCTGCCTGATCTTCAGCAGGGTCGCATCGCTGACGGAACCGGTGTCGACCTTCGCCACGATCGCCGGGCTGGCGGCGTTGTCCATCGTCATTTTCGCGATCACCGGCTATGCGGCGGCCAGGATGCTGAAGCTGCCGCTGACCGCCTCGGTGGGCCCGATCATGTTTCCCAACAATGGCAATATGGGCCTCGCGCTCTGCCTCTTCGCATTCGGCGACGTCGGGATCGGCCTGGGCATCGGCTTCTTCATCGTGGCCGCCACGTCCCAGTTCACGCTGGCGCCGTGGATTGCATCGGGCCGCTTCTCGCTGCGCCAGATGCTGAAGTCGCCCGTCATCTACGCCTCGGCCGCCTCGCTGCTCTTCCTCGGCGGCGGCATCCCGCTGCCGGACTGGCTCTACAACACCACCAAGCTGCTTGGCGACATATCGATTCCGATGATGCTGATTACCCTGGGCGTATCGCTTGCCCGGCTGAAGGTCGTCAGCCTGCGCAACAGCATGATCGTTTCGCTGCTGCGGCTTGGCATCGGCTTCACCACCGGCGCCGGGCTGATCTGGGCATTCTCGCTTACGGGCGCTGTTGCCGGCGTGGTGATCATCATGTGCAGCATGCCGCCTGCAGTATTCAACTACCTGTTCGCCGCCCGATACGGCGATCACGCCGAGGAAGTCGCGGGAACGGTGATCCTGTCCACGGCAATTTCATTCGCCACCATGCCCCTGTTGATGACCTACGCTCTGCGGCTGTAA
- a CDS encoding DUF962 domain-containing protein, whose protein sequence is MGRYQDFWPIYLAAHRGTWTQRIHLIASTVGAIGVFGAIGLGEPLLAPAGILIALSIAFSSHYLIEGNHPTIAKNPLWSAVGDVHMCILLVTGRLPAEMKRMGLDRPIVERFVWARTKNQTRH, encoded by the coding sequence ATGGGACGCTATCAAGACTTCTGGCCCATTTACCTGGCCGCGCATCGTGGGACCTGGACTCAGCGGATTCACCTGATCGCATCCACGGTGGGGGCCATCGGAGTCTTTGGCGCGATTGGTCTCGGCGAACCCTTGCTGGCCCCGGCCGGAATCCTGATCGCCCTGAGCATTGCCTTTTCGAGCCATTACCTGATCGAAGGCAATCACCCCACCATTGCCAAGAACCCGCTGTGGAGCGCCGTCGGCGATGTCCATATGTGCATTCTTCTGGTCACCGGACGCCTGCCCGCCGAGATGAAGCGCATGGGCCTTGACCGGCCGATCGTCGAACGCTTTGTGTGGGCGCGCACCAAGAACCAGACACGCCACTGA
- a CDS encoding BolA family protein yields the protein MSVAARIRTKLTEALAPSALEVIDESHKHKGHMGARPEGETHFHVAVTSEKFAGMMRVARQRLVYNILADELAGPVHALSLETIAPGDPKRSAS from the coding sequence ATGAGCGTAGCGGCACGTATCAGGACGAAGCTGACCGAGGCGCTGGCGCCATCGGCGCTGGAAGTCATCGACGAATCCCACAAGCACAAGGGCCATATGGGTGCGCGCCCGGAGGGCGAAACCCATTTCCATGTCGCGGTCACATCGGAGAAATTCGCGGGCATGATGCGCGTCGCCCGCCAGCGTCTGGTTTACAATATCCTGGCCGACGAACTGGCCGGCCCGGTACATGCCCTGTCGCTGGAGACGATTGCGCCGGGAGACCCGAAGCGAAGCGCTTCCTGA
- a CDS encoding J domain-containing protein, translated as MDNAHPHSGASHGASDSRVCEWPGCDEHGGHRAPKGRDRLEDYYWFCLGHVREYNRSWDYFAGMKDAEFETMLRSTATWERPTWPLGGRGGDRSAWPFWAAKEAVADFMGDPDPGARTLHEPERVATRSRLKQRDRQALAALELPETASLQDIKKRFKQLVKRYHPDATGPAQKPSRAIEERLRNVIQAYSHLMDSGLYKDSVEEGR; from the coding sequence ATGGACAATGCGCATCCCCATAGCGGCGCTTCCCATGGCGCGAGCGACAGCCGAGTCTGCGAATGGCCCGGCTGCGACGAGCATGGCGGGCACCGCGCGCCGAAGGGCCGGGACCGGCTGGAGGACTATTACTGGTTCTGTCTGGGCCATGTCCGCGAGTACAACCGCTCGTGGGACTATTTCGCGGGCATGAAGGACGCCGAGTTCGAGACCATGCTGCGCTCGACGGCCACATGGGAACGCCCCACATGGCCGCTGGGCGGGCGCGGCGGCGACCGCAGCGCCTGGCCGTTCTGGGCCGCGAAAGAGGCGGTTGCGGATTTCATGGGCGACCCGGATCCCGGCGCCCGCACACTGCACGAACCCGAACGCGTCGCCACCAGATCGCGGCTGAAGCAACGGGACCGGCAGGCGCTGGCGGCGCTGGAACTGCCGGAGACAGCGTCGTTGCAAGACATCAAGAAACGCTTTAAGCAGTTGGTCAAGCGATACCATCCGGACGCCACGGGGCCGGCGCAAAAGCCTAGCCGCGCCATCGAAGAGCGTCTCCGAAACGTGATACAGGCCTATTCCCACCTCATGGACAGCGGCCTGTACAAGGACAGTGTGGAAGAAGGTCGATGA
- the cobS gene encoding cobaltochelatase subunit CobS yields MTSENNMPGHNGLPDTKVSVREVFGLDSDMVVPAFSSGNEYVPPLDDAYLFDHDTTRVILAGFSFNRRVMIQGYHGTGKSTHIEQVAARLNWPCVRVNLDSHISRIDLIGKDAIVLKDGKQITEFREGILPWAIQNPVALVFDEYDAGRPDVMFVIQRVLEVEGRLTLLDQNKVIHPHPSFRLFSTTNTIGLGDTTGLYHGTQQINQGQMDRWNIVATLNYLSHEAEVGIVLAKSPAYNTAEGRDVINRMVRIADLTRAGFMAGDLSTVMSPRTVITWAQNDEIFKDLAFSFRVSFLNKCDELERPLVAEYYQRVFGVELPESAVAQAAGAAKKVVNA; encoded by the coding sequence ATGACGTCGGAAAATAATATGCCCGGACACAATGGATTGCCGGACACCAAGGTTTCGGTTCGAGAAGTCTTCGGCCTGGACAGTGACATGGTCGTGCCGGCGTTCTCGAGCGGCAACGAATATGTACCGCCACTGGACGACGCCTATCTGTTCGACCATGACACGACCAGGGTCATCCTGGCCGGTTTCTCGTTCAATCGCCGGGTGATGATCCAGGGCTATCACGGCACCGGCAAATCGACCCATATCGAGCAGGTCGCGGCGCGCCTCAACTGGCCGTGCGTGCGCGTCAACCTCGACAGCCACATCAGCCGTATCGACCTGATCGGCAAGGACGCCATCGTCCTGAAGGACGGCAAGCAGATCACCGAGTTTCGCGAGGGCATCCTGCCCTGGGCGATCCAGAACCCGGTGGCGCTGGTGTTCGACGAATACGACGCCGGCCGCCCGGATGTGATGTTCGTGATCCAGCGCGTGCTGGAGGTCGAAGGCCGCCTGACGCTGCTCGACCAGAACAAGGTGATCCATCCGCACCCGTCGTTCCGCCTGTTCTCGACCACCAATACGATCGGCCTCGGCGATACGACAGGCCTCTATCACGGCACGCAGCAGATCAACCAGGGCCAGATGGACCGCTGGAACATCGTCGCCACGCTGAATTATCTGTCCCACGAGGCCGAGGTCGGCATCGTGCTGGCCAAGTCGCCCGCCTACAACACCGCCGAAGGCCGCGATGTCATCAACCGCATGGTGCGTATCGCCGATCTGACCCGCGCCGGCTTCATGGCCGGCGACCTGTCGACGGTCATGTCGCCGCGGACGGTGATCACCTGGGCGCAGAACGACGAGATTTTCAAGGATCTCGCCTTCTCGTTCCGCGTCAGCTTCCTTAACAAATGCGACGAGCTGGAGCGCCCGCTGGTCGCCGAGTACTACCAACGGGTGTTCGGCGTCGAACTGCCCGAGTCCGCCGTGGCCCAGGCCGCCGGCGCGGCCAAGAAGGTGGTCAACGCCTAA
- the cobT gene encoding cobaltochelatase subunit CobT: protein MAAPESPVEPFKRAVVGAARAISEDRELELTFSAQNSPGPGRLPTPSRDLTARDAALVRGAADALALRIKHHDRDVHSTLLPVGGTARAIFDAAEQARIEAIGAKTMDGVAMNLEAALVERSRIKGYDQIRTTDDVPLADVVGFMVRERLTGATPPEGAREMVDLLRAMIEVKAGKDLDELDGSFEDQKRFARITRQIIADLDLGDELGEDREQDAEGEEQTESQQMQKDGEGDNSEDSSPDGKSVSDVEMREQLTDDESLETVTIESEQQTDGEQGDQENQGEAPYRPEHGRNDKRDRAYTTFTEEFDEVIAAEELADPEELHRLRTQLDRQLDALQGAVAKLANRLQRRLMAQQNRSWEFDIEEGMLDTSRLTRIIIDPYYPLSFKREKDTDFRDTVVTLLLDNSGSMRGRPITIAAICADILARTLERCHVKVEILGFTTRAWKGGQSREKWLANGKPANPGRLNDLRHVVYKSADAPWRRARKNLGLMLKEGLLKENIDGEALLWAHNRLVARSENRRVLMVISDGAPVDDCTLSANPANYLEQHLRHVVNWIETKSPVELIAIGIGHDVTRYYKRAVTITDAEQLGGAMTDQLASLFEEDGKRPRDKAKRRAAA, encoded by the coding sequence ATGGCCGCTCCAGAAAGCCCCGTAGAACCGTTCAAGCGGGCCGTTGTCGGCGCGGCGCGGGCGATTTCCGAGGACCGCGAGCTGGAGCTGACCTTCAGCGCCCAGAATAGTCCCGGTCCCGGCCGCCTGCCCACGCCGTCGCGCGACCTGACTGCGCGTGACGCAGCACTGGTGCGCGGCGCGGCCGACGCCCTCGCCCTGCGTATCAAACACCATGACCGCGACGTGCACTCGACCCTGCTGCCTGTGGGCGGCACGGCGCGCGCCATTTTCGATGCCGCGGAACAGGCGCGCATCGAGGCGATCGGCGCCAAGACCATGGACGGCGTCGCCATGAACCTCGAGGCGGCGCTGGTCGAGCGTTCGCGGATCAAGGGCTATGACCAGATCAGGACTACTGACGACGTGCCGCTTGCGGACGTGGTCGGCTTCATGGTGCGCGAGCGGCTGACCGGCGCAACGCCGCCCGAAGGTGCGCGCGAGATGGTCGACCTGCTGCGTGCCATGATCGAGGTCAAGGCAGGCAAGGACCTGGACGAGCTTGACGGTTCGTTCGAGGACCAGAAGCGGTTCGCCCGCATCACCCGTCAGATCATCGCCGATCTGGACCTGGGCGACGAGCTTGGCGAAGATCGGGAACAGGATGCCGAGGGCGAGGAGCAAACCGAGTCCCAGCAGATGCAGAAGGACGGAGAGGGCGACAACTCCGAGGATTCGAGCCCCGACGGCAAGTCCGTGTCCGACGTCGAGATGCGCGAGCAGCTGACCGACGATGAGTCGCTGGAAACGGTCACCATCGAGTCCGAACAGCAGACCGACGGCGAGCAGGGCGACCAGGAAAACCAGGGCGAGGCGCCCTATCGTCCCGAACACGGCCGCAATGACAAGCGCGACCGCGCCTACACCACCTTTACCGAGGAATTCGACGAGGTCATCGCCGCCGAGGAACTGGCCGATCCCGAGGAGCTGCACCGCCTGCGCACCCAGCTGGACCGCCAGCTCGACGCGTTGCAGGGCGCCGTCGCCAAGCTGGCCAACCGGCTGCAACGCCGGCTGATGGCGCAACAGAATCGGTCGTGGGAGTTCGATATCGAGGAAGGCATGCTCGATACGTCCCGGCTCACCCGCATCATCATCGACCCGTATTACCCGTTGTCGTTCAAGCGGGAGAAGGACACCGATTTCCGCGATACGGTGGTGACGCTGCTGCTCGACAATTCGGGCTCCATGCGTGGCCGGCCGATCACCATCGCAGCGATCTGCGCCGACATCCTGGCACGCACACTGGAGCGCTGCCACGTCAAGGTCGAGATCCTGGGCTTCACCACCCGCGCCTGGAAGGGCGGCCAGTCACGCGAGAAATGGCTGGCGAACGGCAAGCCCGCCAATCCGGGACGGCTCAACGATCTGCGCCACGTGGTCTACAAGAGCGCCGACGCGCCGTGGCGACGGGCACGCAAGAATCTGGGCCTGATGCTCAAGGAAGGCCTGCTGAAGGAAAATATCGATGGCGAGGCGCTGCTGTGGGCGCACAACCGTCTGGTCGCCCGCTCGGAAAATCGCCGTGTGCTGATGGTGATCTCGGACGGTGCGCCAGTCGACGACTGCACCCTGTCGGCCAATCCGGCCAACTATCTGGAGCAGCATCTGCGCCATGTGGTGAACTGGATCGAGACCAAGTCGCCGGTGGAGCTGATCGCCATCGGCATCGGCCACGACGTGACCCGATATTACAAACGCGCCGTCACCATCACCGACGCCGAGCAGCTGGGCGGCGCGATGACCGACCAGCTCGCCTCGTTGTTCGAGGAAGACGGCAAGCGTCCCAGGGACAAGGCCAAGCGCCGGGCGGCGGCCTGA
- a CDS encoding nuclear transport factor 2 family protein, which translates to MRIKYLAVVLCVLSIGITPGVASAEEPPAPVSADSVSKATEAFYAALNQMFVGELAPMEAVWSHKDDVVYVGPSGGMHTGWANILPIWKEQADLKLGGEIKIKNMHVINGEDIAVVTNYEVGENTINGEVQKVELRATNIFRKEDGEWKMIGHHTDLLPWLVKK; encoded by the coding sequence ATGCGTATCAAATATCTGGCTGTCGTTCTGTGTGTGCTGTCCATCGGCATTACTCCGGGAGTAGCAAGTGCCGAAGAGCCGCCTGCGCCGGTGTCGGCCGATTCCGTCAGCAAGGCGACCGAGGCATTCTACGCCGCGCTGAACCAGATGTTCGTCGGCGAGCTCGCCCCGATGGAGGCCGTGTGGTCCCACAAGGACGACGTGGTCTATGTCGGTCCCTCGGGCGGCATGCACACCGGCTGGGCCAATATCCTGCCGATCTGGAAGGAACAGGCCGACCTGAAGCTTGGTGGTGAAATCAAGATCAAGAATATGCATGTCATCAATGGCGAGGACATTGCCGTAGTCACGAACTACGAGGTTGGCGAGAACACGATCAATGGCGAAGTCCAGAAGGTCGAGCTGCGCGCCACCAACATTTTCCGCAAGGAAGACGGCGAGTGGAAAATGATCGGCCACCACACCGATCTGCTGCCCTGGCTGGTCAAGAAATAG